A single Ziziphus jujuba cultivar Dongzao chromosome 11, ASM3175591v1 DNA region contains:
- the LOC107433055 gene encoding ethylene-insensitive protein 2.1 isoform X4 produces MILLDLTMVLGIAHGLNLLFGWDLFTCVFLTAINAVFFPLFTTLLDNCKEKFLCICIAGFILLSFVLGVIISQPEVPLSVNGMLTKLSGESAFALMSILGASIMPHNFYLHSSIVQQHHGPPNISKDALCHKHFFAILCIFSGIFLVNYVLMNSAANLFYSTGFVLLTFQDAMSLMEQVFRGPIAPVAFLLVLLVSNQITALTWSMGGQVVLHDFLKLDIPGWLHCATIRIIAIIPALHCVWSSGAEGMYQLLIFTQALVAVLLPPSVIPLFRIAASKSIMGIYKTSQILEFLAIITFIGMLGLKIVFVIEMMFGNSDWVTNLRWNMGSSMSISYVFLLITICASFCLMLWLAATPLKSASVQLDAQVWSWDTPKVSASFSKKEDDDIIDMRYHGEAHVQKQEVSPILGKGVDSHSDKTIESFDLDLPETIMEPDYDYEHTIAENSSHSSSMGPREESTTMAETTSVSTVISEASNITLMDKGTVKIESIDPVEKTLGIEDIHIEKDDDEGDSWPEDSTKGVSESNPSLTPEGPGSFRSLSGRSEEGGNSAGSLSRLAGLGRAARRQLAAVLEEFWGQLYDFHGLATQEAKTKKLDVLLGIDSKASSSSLKVDTTAKEISGYFSPVGGRGPDPLTSSSLYDSPRQRRPQSTLEPYEVQRSSALWSNQIQMLDAYVQNSNRNAIDACERRYSSVRNLTSSEGWDHQPATVHGYQMASYLSRVARDRSSDNLNGQLESPAFKSPALSGTNYRDPLAFAMGPKVQNGLSTSQASGFQNLVASRSSLLRSERPYYALCPSGTVENLVSPANTKKYHSLPDIHRDISVSNKSAQMESPSGFGLSVGRNTYGQSVYSGSGTRSGAPLAFDELSPSKVYRDALSSPLSSGFDTGSFWSRQPFEQFGVADNSRAVGNTGVGSRMNSVSQETSSTADSEAKLLQSFRYCIVRLLKLEGSDWLFRQNDGADEDLIDRVAAREKFLYDAETREMNRGIQTGDPQYVSSDMKFSAMKNNDATFTHFTVSSVPHCGEGCVWRSDLIISFGVWCIHRILDLSLMESRPELWGKYTYVLNRLQGIIDLAFSKPRSPMTPCFCLQIPAAQQQQRLSPPVANGMLPPAAKPGRGKCTNAATLLDIIKDVEVAISCRKGRTGTAAGDVAFPKGKENLASVLKRYKRRLSNKPVGTPEGPGSRKVSTSAPYGS; encoded by the exons ATGATTCTTTTGGACCTTACCATG GTCTTGGGCATTGCTCATGGACTTAATCTTCTGTTTGGGTGGGACTTATTCACTTGTGTCTTTTTGACTGCTATTAATGCTGTTTTCTTCCCACTTTTTACCACCCTTCTT GACAATTGCAAGGAGAAGTTCCTATGCATATGCATTGCAGGCTTCATATTGCTTTCCTTTGTTCTTGGTGTAATAATTAGTCAACCAGAAGTACCGCTATCTGTGAATGGGATGTTAACAAAGTTAAGTGGGGAGAGTGCATTTGCACTAATGAGTATTCTTGGGGCAAGTATCATGCCTCATAATTTTTATCTTCATTCTTCTATTGTGCAG CAGCATCATGGACCGCCAAACATATCTAAGGACGCCCTGTGTCACAAACATTTTTTTGCCATATTATGCATCTTTAGTGGAATTTTTCTGGTGAATTATGTACTGATGAACTCAGCAGCAAATCTTTTCTACAGTACAGGCTTTGTTTTACTTACATTTCAGGATGCAATGTCTCTGATGGAACAG GTCTTTAGAGGTCCAATAGCACCCGTTGCCTTTTTACTGGTTCTGCTTGTATCAAATCAAATTACAGCATTAACCTGGAGTATGGGTGGACAAGTAGTGTTACATGATTTCTTGAAACTGGATATTCCTGGTTGGCTGCATTGTGCTACAATCAGAATTATTGCCATTATTCCGGCTCTTCATTGTGTTTGGAGTTCAGGAGCTGAAGGGATGTATCAACTACTTATATTCACTCAGGCTTTGGTAGCTGTGTTGCTTCCACCATCTGTGATACCTCTTTTCAGGATTGCTGCATCAAAATCAATAATGGGTATTTATAAAACATCTCAGATTCTTGAGTTTCTAGCTATCATTACATTTATTGGGATGCTTGGCTTGAAGATTGTATTTGTTATAGAAATGATGTTTGGTAATAGTGATTGGGTCACTAATTTGAGGTGGAATATGGGGAGTAGCATGTCAATATCTTATGTTTTTCTTCTCATCACTATCTGTGCATCATTTTGTTTGATGCTCTGGCTGGCGGCTACTCCTTTGAAATCTGCTAGTGTCCAGTTAGATGCTCAGGTGTGGAGCTGGGATACGCCGAAGGTATCTGCTTCATTCTCAAAGAAAGAGGACGATGATATAATTGACATGAGATATCATGGAGAGGCACATGTTCAGAAGCAAGAAGTGTCACCAATCTTAGGGAAGGGTGTGGATAGTCATTCTGATAAAACAATTGAAAGTTTTGATCTTGATTTACCTGAGACTATCATGGAGCCTGATTATGATTATGAGCACACAATTGCAGAAAATAGTTCTCATAGCTCTTCAATGGGCCCTAGGGAGGAATCTACAACCATGGCGGAGACAACTTCTGTCTCAACTGTAATTAGTGAGGCTTCCAATATTACATTGATGGACAAGGGCACGGTGAAGATTGAATCAATAGATCCAGTTGAAAAGACTCTTGGAATTGAAGATATCCATATTGAAAAGGATGACGATGAGGGAGATAGTTGGCCTGAAGATTCAACCAAAGGGGTTTCTGAGAGCAACCCCTCTTTGACACCTGAGGGTCCAGGATCATTTAGGAGTCTCAGCGGAAGAAGTGAGGAAGGGGGCAATAGTGCTGGAAGCCTTTCAAGATTAGCAGGATTGGGGCGTGCTGCTAGGCGTCAACTAGCTGCTGTACTTGAAGAGTTTTGGGGACAACTGTATGATTTCCATGGGCTAGCAACTCAAGAAGCAAAGACTAAGAAATTGGATGTGTTGTTGGGGATAGATTCTAAGGCTTCCTCTTCCTCGTTGAAAGTGGACACAACTGCAAAGGAAATTTCTGGGTATTTTTCACCTGTAGGAGGCAGAGGACCTGATCCTCTAACCAGCTCAAGTTTGTATGACTCTCCGAGGCAGCGGAGGCCACAAAGCACTTTAGAGCCGTATGAGGTTCAAAGATCATCTGCATTGTGGTCCAATCAAATTCAGATGTTGGATGCCTATGTGCAAAATTCTAACCGTAATGCTATTGATGCTTGTGAGAGACGCTATTCGAGTGTGCGCAACCTAACATCTTCTGAGGGTTGGGATCATCAACCAGCCACAGTACATGGTTATCAGATGGCATCCTATCTCAGTCGTGTTGCAAGGGACCGAAGTTCTGATAACTTGAATGGTCAGTTGGAGTCACCAGCCTTTAAATCCCCTGCCTTGAGTGGCACAAACTATAGAGATCCACTTGCATTTGCTATGGGACCGAAAGTGCAAAATGGATTGAGCACTAGTCAGGCTTCCGGTTTCCAGAACCTTGTGGCATCTAGAAGTAGTCTGTTGCGTTCTGAACGACCATATTATGCACTTTGCCCTTCTGGAACTGTTGAGAATTTGGTAAGCCCGGCCAATACAAAGAAATATCATAGCTTGCCAGACATTCACCGGGATATATCTGTGTCCAATAAAAGTGCTCAAATGGAGAGTCCTAGTGGATTTGGATTATCCGTTGGCCGAAATACTTATGGACAGTCCGTGTATTCTGGTTCTGGAACAAGATCGGGAGCTCCTTTAGCATTTGATGAACTCTCTCCATCAAAAGTCTATAGAGATGCTCTATCCTCACCGTTGAGTTCCGGTTTTGACACCGGGTCATTCTGGTCTAGACAGCCTTTTGAGCAATTTGGTGTTGCTGATAATAGTCGTGCTGTTGGTAATACAGGAGTTGGAAGTAGGATGAATTCTGTAAGTCAAGAAACTTCTTCAACTGCAGATTCAGAGGCCAAGCTTCTTCAGTCTTTTAGATATTGCATCGTGAGGCTTCTGAAATTGGAAGGATCTGATTGGTTGTTTAGACAGAATGACGGGGCCGATGAGGATCTCATTGATCGTGTGGCTGCTAGGGAGAAATTTCTATATGATGCTGAAACTAGAGAGATGAATCGTGGAATTCAAACAGGTGACCCTCAGTATGTTTCTTCTGATATGAAATTCTCTGCAATGAAGAACAATGATGCAACTTTCACTCATTTCACGGTTTCCTCAGTTCCTCATTGTGGGGAGGGCTGTGTCTGGAGATCAGATTTGATTATAAGCTTTGGGGTGTGGTGCATTCATCGGATTCTTGACCTATCACTTATGGAAAGCCGGCCAGAGCTATGGggaaaatatacatatgtacTCAATCGGCTTCAG GGGATCATTGATCTGGCATTTTCCAAGCCTCGTAGTCCAATGACACCATGCTTCTGCCTTCAAATCCCAGCAGCACAGCAGCAGCAGAGACTAAGCCCACCCGTAGCAAATGGAATGTTGCCCCCAGCTGCAAAACCAGGCAGGGGTAAGTGCACAAATGCGGCGACGCTCCTGGACATAATCAAGGATGTGGAGGTAGCAATATCTTGCCGGAAGGGCAGAACAGGGACAGCAGCTGGTGATGTGGCTTTCccgaagggaaaagaaaatctGGCATCTGTCCTAAAACGATACAAGCGACGATTATCTAACAAACCTGTTGGCACTCCTGAGGGGCCTGGTTCACGGAAGGTTTCAACATCTGCACCATATGGCTCATAG
- the LOC107433055 gene encoding ethylene-insensitive protein 2.1 isoform X2, whose protein sequence is MEAENSNANHIPSVIHRLLPVVGPVLLISVGYVDPGKWAANVEGGARFGFDLVTLMLIFNFAAILCQYLSARIGVVTGRDLAQICCDEYDKYTCIFLGVQAELSMILLDLTMVLGIAHGLNLLFGWDLFTCVFLTAINAVFFPLFTTLLDNCKEKFLCICIAGFILLSFVLGVIISQPEVPLSVNGMLTKLSGESAFALMSILGASIMPHNFYLHSSIVQHHGPPNISKDALCHKHFFAILCIFSGIFLVNYVLMNSAANLFYSTGFVLLTFQDAMSLMEQVFRGPIAPVAFLLVLLVSNQITALTWSMGGQVVLHDFLKLDIPGWLHCATIRIIAIIPALHCVWSSGAEGMYQLLIFTQALVAVLLPPSVIPLFRIAASKSIMGIYKTSQILEFLAIITFIGMLGLKIVFVIEMMFGNSDWVTNLRWNMGSSMSISYVFLLITICASFCLMLWLAATPLKSASVQLDAQVWSWDTPKVSASFSKKEDDDIIDMRYHGEAHVQKQEVSPILGKGVDSHSDKTIESFDLDLPETIMEPDYDYEHTIAENSSHSSSMGPREESTTMAETTSVSTVISEASNITLMDKGTVKIESIDPVEKTLGIEDIHIEKDDDEGDSWPEDSTKGVSESNPSLTPEGPGSFRSLSGRSEEGGNSAGSLSRLAGLGRAARRQLAAVLEEFWGQLYDFHGLATQEAKTKKLDVLLGIDSKASSSSLKVDTTAKEISGYFSPVGGRGPDPLTSSSLYDSPRQRRPQSTLEPYEVQRSSALWSNQIQMLDAYVQNSNRNAIDACERRYSSVRNLTSSEGWDHQPATVHGYQMASYLSRVARDRSSDNLNGQLESPAFKSPALSGTNYRDPLAFAMGPKVQNGLSTSQASGFQNLVASRSSLLRSERPYYALCPSGTVENLVSPANTKKYHSLPDIHRDISVSNKSAQMESPSGFGLSVGRNTYGQSVYSGSGTRSGAPLAFDELSPSKVYRDALSSPLSSGFDTGSFWSRQPFEQFGVADNSRAVGNTGVGSRMNSVSQETSSTADSEAKLLQSFRYCIVRLLKLEGSDWLFRQNDGADEDLIDRVAAREKFLYDAETREMNRGIQTGDPQYVSSDMKFSAMKNNDATFTHFTVSSVPHCGEGCVWRSDLIISFGVWCIHRILDLSLMESRPELWGKYTYVLNRLQGIIDLAFSKPRSPMTPCFCLQIPAAQQQQRLSPPVANGMLPPAAKPGRGKCTNAATLLDIIKDVEVAISCRKGRTGTAAGDVAFPKGKENLASVLKRYKRRLSNKPVGTPEGPGSRKVSTSAPYGS, encoded by the exons ATGGAAGCTGAAAATTCTAATGCTAATCATATTCCAAGTGTTATTCATCGGTTACTCCCTGTTGTCGGTCCCGTGCTTCTGATTTCAGTTGGGTATGTTGACCCTGGAAAGTGGGCTGCAAATGTTGAAGGGGGTGCGCGTTTTGGGTTTGATTTAGTAACGTTGATGctcattttcaattttgctGCTATTTTGTGTCAGTACTTGTCAGCTCGTATTGGAGTGGTTACTGGAAGAGATCTTGCTCAG ATTTGCTGTGATGAGTATGACAAGTATACATGTATATTCTTAGGTGTTCAAGCTGAGCTGTCCATGATTCTTTTGGACCTTACCATG GTCTTGGGCATTGCTCATGGACTTAATCTTCTGTTTGGGTGGGACTTATTCACTTGTGTCTTTTTGACTGCTATTAATGCTGTTTTCTTCCCACTTTTTACCACCCTTCTT GACAATTGCAAGGAGAAGTTCCTATGCATATGCATTGCAGGCTTCATATTGCTTTCCTTTGTTCTTGGTGTAATAATTAGTCAACCAGAAGTACCGCTATCTGTGAATGGGATGTTAACAAAGTTAAGTGGGGAGAGTGCATTTGCACTAATGAGTATTCTTGGGGCAAGTATCATGCCTCATAATTTTTATCTTCATTCTTCTATTGTGCAG CATCATGGACCGCCAAACATATCTAAGGACGCCCTGTGTCACAAACATTTTTTTGCCATATTATGCATCTTTAGTGGAATTTTTCTGGTGAATTATGTACTGATGAACTCAGCAGCAAATCTTTTCTACAGTACAGGCTTTGTTTTACTTACATTTCAGGATGCAATGTCTCTGATGGAACAG GTCTTTAGAGGTCCAATAGCACCCGTTGCCTTTTTACTGGTTCTGCTTGTATCAAATCAAATTACAGCATTAACCTGGAGTATGGGTGGACAAGTAGTGTTACATGATTTCTTGAAACTGGATATTCCTGGTTGGCTGCATTGTGCTACAATCAGAATTATTGCCATTATTCCGGCTCTTCATTGTGTTTGGAGTTCAGGAGCTGAAGGGATGTATCAACTACTTATATTCACTCAGGCTTTGGTAGCTGTGTTGCTTCCACCATCTGTGATACCTCTTTTCAGGATTGCTGCATCAAAATCAATAATGGGTATTTATAAAACATCTCAGATTCTTGAGTTTCTAGCTATCATTACATTTATTGGGATGCTTGGCTTGAAGATTGTATTTGTTATAGAAATGATGTTTGGTAATAGTGATTGGGTCACTAATTTGAGGTGGAATATGGGGAGTAGCATGTCAATATCTTATGTTTTTCTTCTCATCACTATCTGTGCATCATTTTGTTTGATGCTCTGGCTGGCGGCTACTCCTTTGAAATCTGCTAGTGTCCAGTTAGATGCTCAGGTGTGGAGCTGGGATACGCCGAAGGTATCTGCTTCATTCTCAAAGAAAGAGGACGATGATATAATTGACATGAGATATCATGGAGAGGCACATGTTCAGAAGCAAGAAGTGTCACCAATCTTAGGGAAGGGTGTGGATAGTCATTCTGATAAAACAATTGAAAGTTTTGATCTTGATTTACCTGAGACTATCATGGAGCCTGATTATGATTATGAGCACACAATTGCAGAAAATAGTTCTCATAGCTCTTCAATGGGCCCTAGGGAGGAATCTACAACCATGGCGGAGACAACTTCTGTCTCAACTGTAATTAGTGAGGCTTCCAATATTACATTGATGGACAAGGGCACGGTGAAGATTGAATCAATAGATCCAGTTGAAAAGACTCTTGGAATTGAAGATATCCATATTGAAAAGGATGACGATGAGGGAGATAGTTGGCCTGAAGATTCAACCAAAGGGGTTTCTGAGAGCAACCCCTCTTTGACACCTGAGGGTCCAGGATCATTTAGGAGTCTCAGCGGAAGAAGTGAGGAAGGGGGCAATAGTGCTGGAAGCCTTTCAAGATTAGCAGGATTGGGGCGTGCTGCTAGGCGTCAACTAGCTGCTGTACTTGAAGAGTTTTGGGGACAACTGTATGATTTCCATGGGCTAGCAACTCAAGAAGCAAAGACTAAGAAATTGGATGTGTTGTTGGGGATAGATTCTAAGGCTTCCTCTTCCTCGTTGAAAGTGGACACAACTGCAAAGGAAATTTCTGGGTATTTTTCACCTGTAGGAGGCAGAGGACCTGATCCTCTAACCAGCTCAAGTTTGTATGACTCTCCGAGGCAGCGGAGGCCACAAAGCACTTTAGAGCCGTATGAGGTTCAAAGATCATCTGCATTGTGGTCCAATCAAATTCAGATGTTGGATGCCTATGTGCAAAATTCTAACCGTAATGCTATTGATGCTTGTGAGAGACGCTATTCGAGTGTGCGCAACCTAACATCTTCTGAGGGTTGGGATCATCAACCAGCCACAGTACATGGTTATCAGATGGCATCCTATCTCAGTCGTGTTGCAAGGGACCGAAGTTCTGATAACTTGAATGGTCAGTTGGAGTCACCAGCCTTTAAATCCCCTGCCTTGAGTGGCACAAACTATAGAGATCCACTTGCATTTGCTATGGGACCGAAAGTGCAAAATGGATTGAGCACTAGTCAGGCTTCCGGTTTCCAGAACCTTGTGGCATCTAGAAGTAGTCTGTTGCGTTCTGAACGACCATATTATGCACTTTGCCCTTCTGGAACTGTTGAGAATTTGGTAAGCCCGGCCAATACAAAGAAATATCATAGCTTGCCAGACATTCACCGGGATATATCTGTGTCCAATAAAAGTGCTCAAATGGAGAGTCCTAGTGGATTTGGATTATCCGTTGGCCGAAATACTTATGGACAGTCCGTGTATTCTGGTTCTGGAACAAGATCGGGAGCTCCTTTAGCATTTGATGAACTCTCTCCATCAAAAGTCTATAGAGATGCTCTATCCTCACCGTTGAGTTCCGGTTTTGACACCGGGTCATTCTGGTCTAGACAGCCTTTTGAGCAATTTGGTGTTGCTGATAATAGTCGTGCTGTTGGTAATACAGGAGTTGGAAGTAGGATGAATTCTGTAAGTCAAGAAACTTCTTCAACTGCAGATTCAGAGGCCAAGCTTCTTCAGTCTTTTAGATATTGCATCGTGAGGCTTCTGAAATTGGAAGGATCTGATTGGTTGTTTAGACAGAATGACGGGGCCGATGAGGATCTCATTGATCGTGTGGCTGCTAGGGAGAAATTTCTATATGATGCTGAAACTAGAGAGATGAATCGTGGAATTCAAACAGGTGACCCTCAGTATGTTTCTTCTGATATGAAATTCTCTGCAATGAAGAACAATGATGCAACTTTCACTCATTTCACGGTTTCCTCAGTTCCTCATTGTGGGGAGGGCTGTGTCTGGAGATCAGATTTGATTATAAGCTTTGGGGTGTGGTGCATTCATCGGATTCTTGACCTATCACTTATGGAAAGCCGGCCAGAGCTATGGggaaaatatacatatgtacTCAATCGGCTTCAG GGGATCATTGATCTGGCATTTTCCAAGCCTCGTAGTCCAATGACACCATGCTTCTGCCTTCAAATCCCAGCAGCACAGCAGCAGCAGAGACTAAGCCCACCCGTAGCAAATGGAATGTTGCCCCCAGCTGCAAAACCAGGCAGGGGTAAGTGCACAAATGCGGCGACGCTCCTGGACATAATCAAGGATGTGGAGGTAGCAATATCTTGCCGGAAGGGCAGAACAGGGACAGCAGCTGGTGATGTGGCTTTCccgaagggaaaagaaaatctGGCATCTGTCCTAAAACGATACAAGCGACGATTATCTAACAAACCTGTTGGCACTCCTGAGGGGCCTGGTTCACGGAAGGTTTCAACATCTGCACCATATGGCTCATAG